A genomic segment from Halobellus litoreus encodes:
- a CDS encoding dihydrodipicolinate synthase family protein — translation MNLSGTVVPMATPTRGPQRAIDDEALREFTGRLIDAGVHGLFPGSSIGEFPSLTTPQHREILETVADVADGRTKILAGCCETNVSAVLEKVAIAEAAGAHAAVVVAPYYLKTTQGGLERFFTAVADQSSLPVMLYNIPQLTGNEIGIELVQRLADHDGIVGLKDTSGDLTYHYRVVEETPEEFFVFQGATELATASLDLGTDGLIAGPANVFPSAMADLYEAYERGDVAEARRLMRVVVAPFVSATSDLPTAAAMKHLVELRGLDIGGPLPPLPELTDEERASLSAAYQQITERFSERAV, via the coding sequence ATGAACCTCTCGGGAACAGTGGTACCTATGGCGACGCCTACCCGCGGGCCGCAACGAGCGATCGACGACGAGGCCCTCAGGGAGTTCACCGGGCGACTCATCGACGCCGGCGTCCACGGGCTCTTTCCGGGGAGTTCGATCGGTGAGTTTCCCAGCCTGACGACCCCCCAACACAGAGAGATACTCGAGACCGTCGCCGACGTCGCCGACGGACGGACGAAAATTCTCGCGGGGTGTTGTGAGACGAACGTCAGCGCGGTGTTGGAGAAGGTGGCCATCGCGGAGGCAGCGGGAGCCCACGCCGCGGTGGTCGTCGCTCCGTACTATCTCAAGACGACCCAGGGCGGTCTAGAGCGGTTCTTCACTGCCGTCGCGGACCAGTCGTCGCTACCCGTGATGTTGTACAACATCCCGCAACTGACCGGGAACGAGATCGGGATCGAGTTGGTGCAGCGACTCGCCGATCACGACGGGATCGTCGGGCTGAAGGACACGTCTGGAGACCTGACGTACCACTACCGAGTCGTCGAGGAGACGCCCGAGGAATTCTTCGTGTTCCAGGGCGCGACGGAGTTGGCCACCGCCTCGCTCGACCTCGGGACCGATGGCCTCATCGCCGGCCCGGCCAACGTGTTCCCGTCGGCGATGGCGGACCTGTACGAGGCCTACGAGCGCGGGGACGTCGCCGAGGCGCGGCGGCTGATGCGGGTCGTCGTGGCGCCGTTCGTCAGCGCGACCAGTGACCTTCCCACGGCGGCTGCGATGAAGCACCTCGTCGAGCTACGAGGCCTCGACATCGGCGGGCCGCTGCCGCCGCTACCGGAGTTGACCGACGAGGAACGGGCCTCGCTGTCGGCGGCGTACCAACAGATAACCGAACGCTTCAGCGAACGAGCGGTCTGA
- the gfo6 gene encoding D-xylose 1-dehydrogenase Gfo6 has translation MDLDALVGDSCERDWQTVTPQSVDEVRFAVIGLGWFTKGRALPALEESDLCEPSVLVSSSTEKAERVAADTEGASRGITYDEFHDGEARDAYDAVYVVTPNALHLEYVETAADFGKAVLCEKPMERDSERAAKLRDVAADAGIELMIAYRMQTEPTVRRARELIETGYVGEPMSVTGNMSQPLLERIDADPNQWRLDESLAGGGALFDIGIYPLNTARFLLDEDPVAVTGNVSRTHEAFDEVEETVAFSVEFPDEVYAQCYASHNARQSSGITVTGTEGQVRIEPAFFQDQSRQLHVSRGDGRASITVTPVDQMLEEFDYFADRLRGTATLSPDGDHGLVDMRTMEAVYEAAESDRWITME, from the coding sequence ATGGACCTCGACGCACTCGTCGGAGACAGCTGTGAGCGCGACTGGCAAACGGTCACCCCCCAGTCCGTAGACGAAGTCCGCTTTGCCGTCATCGGACTCGGGTGGTTCACGAAGGGGCGCGCGCTGCCGGCGCTGGAAGAGAGCGACCTGTGCGAGCCGTCGGTGTTGGTCAGCAGTTCGACCGAGAAGGCCGAGCGCGTCGCGGCCGACACCGAGGGCGCCTCGCGTGGAATCACGTACGACGAGTTCCACGACGGCGAGGCGCGAGATGCCTACGATGCTGTCTACGTCGTAACGCCCAACGCTCTCCACCTGGAGTACGTCGAAACCGCGGCGGATTTCGGAAAGGCAGTACTCTGTGAGAAGCCGATGGAGCGGGACAGCGAACGCGCCGCGAAACTCCGCGACGTCGCGGCCGACGCGGGCATCGAACTCATGATCGCCTACCGGATGCAGACCGAACCGACCGTCCGACGGGCTCGCGAACTCATCGAGACCGGCTACGTCGGCGAACCGATGTCCGTCACCGGTAATATGTCTCAGCCCTTGCTCGAACGGATCGATGCCGATCCGAACCAGTGGCGACTGGACGAATCGCTGGCCGGCGGCGGTGCGCTTTTCGACATCGGCATCTATCCGCTGAACACCGCGCGATTCCTACTCGACGAGGACCCGGTCGCAGTGACCGGGAACGTCTCTAGGACGCACGAGGCGTTCGACGAGGTCGAGGAGACGGTCGCGTTCTCCGTGGAGTTCCCCGACGAGGTGTACGCCCAGTGTTACGCCAGTCACAACGCGCGGCAGTCCTCGGGGATCACCGTCACGGGCACGGAAGGACAGGTCCGTATCGAACCGGCGTTTTTCCAGGATCAGTCCCGGCAACTTCACGTCTCCCGTGGCGACGGCCGCGCGTCGATAACCGTAACGCCGGTCGACCAGATGTTAGAGGAGTTCGACTACTTCGCCGACCGCCTCCGCGGGACGGCAACGCTCTCCCCCGATGGCGACCACGGACTCGTCGACATGCGGACGATGGAGGCGGTGTACGAGGCCGCCGAATCGGATCGCTGGATCACGATGGAGTGA
- a CDS encoding CPBP family glutamic-type intramembrane protease, whose protein sequence is MHTARRGLLLYFGVVLLVSVPLLYLIISAGTPIEQQLEYILPLMWTPAIASVVARVGNGEGFDDLSFRLRRRQVVVRVLQAILFPFVVGAIAYGAAWGVGLVEFAAPVGTSDPLSAFAGDLLFAATIGAVVGVISAAGEEIGWRGYMTSRLVTAGVPAPILTGGVLWGCWHVPAILTGQYAAGRSRMLSAVLFVVVAVSLTVLWSAWTLETGSIWPAILGHSAWNAVIQGPFDTFSSGALATTWVGESGLLVVAATIIVVIVFLSDRVANRLGFSWSLSH, encoded by the coding sequence GTGCATACTGCTCGCCGGGGGCTCCTCCTCTATTTCGGTGTGGTCCTCCTGGTATCGGTCCCGCTCCTGTATCTGATCATCAGTGCTGGGACCCCCATCGAACAGCAACTCGAGTACATCCTCCCACTCATGTGGACGCCAGCAATCGCCTCGGTCGTCGCACGCGTCGGAAACGGCGAGGGGTTCGATGACCTGTCGTTTCGACTGAGGCGTCGCCAGGTGGTCGTTCGGGTACTCCAGGCGATACTGTTCCCGTTTGTCGTCGGCGCCATCGCGTACGGTGCAGCCTGGGGAGTCGGTCTCGTCGAGTTTGCTGCTCCGGTAGGAACGTCGGACCCGCTGTCGGCATTCGCTGGCGATCTGCTCTTTGCCGCGACGATCGGAGCTGTCGTCGGTGTTATCTCAGCAGCAGGCGAGGAGATCGGATGGCGGGGATACATGACCTCTCGGCTGGTCACCGCCGGGGTACCAGCCCCGATTCTGACGGGGGGCGTTCTATGGGGCTGCTGGCACGTCCCCGCGATTCTGACTGGACAGTACGCTGCGGGACGCTCCCGGATGCTCTCGGCGGTCTTGTTCGTCGTCGTGGCCGTGTCACTGACAGTGCTCTGGTCGGCGTGGACGCTGGAAACCGGGAGTATCTGGCCGGCGATACTGGGTCACTCCGCGTGGAATGCCGTCATTCAGGGGCCGTTCGACACGTTTTCGAGCGGCGCGCTGGCGACGACGTGGGTCGGCGAGTCCGGACTACTTGTCGTCGCTGCGACGATCATCGTCGTCATCGTATTCCTCTCCGATCGAGTTGCCAATCGACTTGGGTTCTCGTGGAGTCTCTCTCACTGA
- a CDS encoding SLC13 family permease, with product MNAVLVSLSSSAGWPLQLLPVQLPVSLDVAVVLAIIAVVFVLFVTQPVPIDATAVGLVVALVLLGEWTGVSPEQGVSGFSNPATLTVLAMFVLSEGVRRTGVIQILTRKLIAFAGDDEFRQLLATVTLSGPPGGVVSNVSVVAVLIPAIMNLARQTKTSPSKLLIPLSFASMLGGMLTVVGTITNLLASEVWVQVGGPDAEPFALLEFTHLGAIVLLVGIVYLLTVGRYLTPARIEPAESPTDAFGMTDYLTDVVVMEDSPLVGSWVGELSERDLDLDVFQIVRGNRTLARGLGSERVQAGDVLSVRADQETLQEVIEQDHLQLLPEVIEAAAEDDAPLPPGFSPRRHGWEPPEAERSDSLTEDESSSEDTEEDGDETVEEGSDEEIELTEVVLLPGPWSSRRSGVADFERDYDVTVLAIRRGDEVIRQRLREVRLQAGDVILVQAPDQVLDRIARDTNVAVAGEDRWEDFDRSKIPIALGILAGALGLAALDVLTLMVSALTGVAAMFFTGILTPEEAYEAVDWEVIFMVAGVIPLGIAVEASGTADLIADLVVSVSVLLPVIAVLGLFYLGTAVITEMVSNSASVVLLLPIGVEVAGQLGANPFAFVMAVTFAASTPLLTPVGYQTNLMVYGPGGYKFTDFARVGAPLQLILTLVTTAGIAFFWGL from the coding sequence ATGAATGCTGTCTTGGTCTCTCTCTCTTCGAGCGCCGGATGGCCGCTACAGCTACTTCCTGTGCAACTGCCGGTTTCGCTCGACGTGGCTGTCGTACTGGCGATCATCGCCGTCGTCTTCGTCCTCTTCGTTACCCAGCCGGTTCCGATCGACGCCACCGCTGTCGGCCTCGTTGTCGCCCTCGTCCTCCTCGGCGAGTGGACCGGCGTGTCGCCGGAGCAGGGGGTCTCAGGATTCTCGAACCCCGCGACGCTCACCGTACTAGCGATGTTCGTTCTGAGCGAAGGCGTCCGACGGACCGGCGTCATCCAGATCCTCACGCGGAAGCTGATCGCATTTGCCGGGGACGACGAGTTCCGGCAGTTGCTCGCCACCGTCACACTCTCCGGCCCGCCGGGCGGGGTTGTCAGCAACGTCTCGGTCGTCGCCGTCTTGATACCCGCGATAATGAACCTCGCCCGGCAGACGAAGACGTCGCCCTCGAAGCTCCTGATACCACTGTCGTTCGCCTCGATGCTCGGTGGCATGCTCACCGTCGTCGGAACGATAACGAACCTCCTGGCGAGCGAGGTGTGGGTCCAGGTCGGGGGTCCCGACGCAGAGCCGTTTGCCCTGCTCGAGTTCACGCACCTGGGCGCTATCGTCTTGCTCGTGGGAATCGTGTACTTGCTCACCGTCGGCCGATACCTCACTCCGGCACGGATCGAGCCGGCGGAGTCGCCCACCGACGCGTTCGGCATGACCGACTACCTCACCGACGTCGTCGTCATGGAGGACTCGCCGCTCGTCGGTTCCTGGGTCGGGGAACTGAGCGAGCGGGACCTCGATCTCGACGTGTTCCAGATCGTTCGTGGCAACCGGACGCTCGCGCGGGGACTCGGATCGGAACGGGTCCAGGCCGGCGACGTCCTCTCCGTCAGGGCCGACCAGGAAACTCTCCAGGAGGTCATCGAGCAAGACCATCTACAGCTGTTACCGGAGGTCATAGAGGCGGCCGCCGAAGACGATGCCCCCCTTCCACCCGGCTTCTCGCCACGCCGTCACGGCTGGGAGCCGCCCGAAGCGGAGCGCAGCGACTCTCTCACCGAGGACGAGTCTTCTAGTGAAGACACCGAGGAGGACGGCGACGAGACCGTCGAGGAGGGCTCCGACGAGGAGATCGAACTCACCGAAGTCGTGCTATTGCCGGGGCCCTGGTCGAGTCGGCGCAGCGGTGTCGCAGACTTCGAGCGCGACTACGACGTGACAGTGCTGGCGATCCGGCGCGGCGACGAGGTGATCCGCCAGCGCCTCCGAGAGGTCCGGTTACAGGCCGGCGACGTCATCCTCGTCCAGGCGCCCGACCAAGTGCTCGATCGTATCGCGCGGGACACGAACGTCGCGGTCGCGGGCGAGGACAGATGGGAGGACTTCGACCGTTCGAAGATCCCCATCGCGCTGGGGATCCTCGCCGGTGCCCTCGGACTCGCGGCACTCGACGTCCTCACGCTCATGGTGAGTGCGCTGACGGGCGTCGCGGCGATGTTCTTCACCGGCATCCTCACACCCGAGGAGGCGTACGAGGCCGTCGACTGGGAAGTAATCTTCATGGTGGCGGGTGTCATTCCGCTCGGCATCGCGGTCGAGGCCTCGGGCACGGCGGACCTCATCGCCGATCTCGTCGTTTCCGTCAGCGTTCTCCTTCCCGTGATCGCGGTCCTGGGGCTGTTCTACCTGGGGACTGCGGTCATCACGGAGATGGTCAGCAACTCCGCCAGCGTCGTGTTATTGCTGCCGATCGGGGTCGAGGTTGCCGGCCAACTCGGTGCCAACCCCTTCGCGTTCGTAATGGCCGTGACCTTCGCGGCCAGCACCCCGCTACTGACCCCCGTCGGCTATCAGACGAACCTCATGGTCTACGGCCCAGGTGGGTACAAATTCACAGATTTCGCACGCGTCGGCGCACCGTTACAACTGATACTGACTCTCGTTACGACTGCTGGCATCGCATTTTTCTGGGGTCTGTAA
- a CDS encoding aldehyde dehydrogenase family protein, protein MSQTAVSRLDQQMLIGGSWVDADERIDVIHPYDGERVGSVPMATEGQATEAVDAAAAAFDASTLSAYERYELLSTAAREVEERADEIARILTSEQGKPLPDARGEVDRAVQTLDLSAEQAKRMFGEYVPMDAQRGFAKDHCFTQREPLGVVAAITPFNFPLNLMVHKVGPALAAGNSVVGKPASNTPLTAVALFECLEAAADAIDASVPDGLINLVTGSGSTVGDVFLEHDAVEAISFTGSTPVGKYLAANSGMTEVTLELGGNDPTIVWSDTDIEQAAAQVVGGACSNAGQVCNSVERVLVPEDIEDQVVAALVDAAESLTVGDPFEAGTEVSSMVDDDQFETVVDLFESTVDAGATVECGGRYGGDLGPRTFEPTVLSGVTPEMPAAREETFGPLVPVITVEDFDDAIREANNTNYGLEAGLFTQDIDRAKRAADEIDAGGVNINTVSGFRADHMPYGGFKDSGVGKEGIKYAVEHFSRAKLVGFHQGFNA, encoded by the coding sequence ATGAGTCAGACCGCAGTCTCCCGTCTCGACCAGCAGATGCTGATCGGCGGTTCGTGGGTCGACGCTGACGAACGGATCGACGTCATTCACCCGTACGATGGCGAGCGAGTGGGGTCGGTTCCGATGGCCACCGAGGGCCAGGCCACCGAGGCCGTCGACGCCGCGGCGGCCGCCTTCGATGCGTCCACTCTCTCCGCGTACGAACGGTACGAACTCCTTTCGACGGCCGCGAGAGAGGTCGAGGAGCGCGCCGACGAGATCGCGCGAATTCTCACGAGCGAACAGGGCAAGCCCCTCCCCGACGCCCGCGGCGAGGTCGACCGCGCCGTCCAGACGCTCGACCTCTCCGCCGAGCAGGCAAAGCGGATGTTCGGGGAATACGTCCCGATGGACGCACAGCGGGGCTTCGCGAAGGACCACTGCTTCACTCAGCGCGAACCGCTCGGCGTCGTCGCTGCCATCACGCCGTTCAACTTCCCACTGAACCTGATGGTCCACAAGGTCGGGCCCGCGCTGGCGGCGGGGAACAGCGTCGTCGGGAAGCCGGCGTCGAACACGCCGCTCACGGCCGTCGCGCTGTTCGAATGTCTCGAGGCGGCCGCCGACGCGATCGACGCGTCCGTCCCCGACGGCCTGATCAACCTCGTCACCGGGTCCGGGTCGACCGTCGGTGACGTCTTCCTCGAACACGACGCCGTCGAGGCCATCTCGTTCACCGGGTCCACGCCGGTCGGAAAGTATCTCGCGGCCAATAGCGGGATGACGGAGGTGACGCTCGAACTGGGCGGTAACGATCCGACGATCGTCTGGTCCGACACGGACATCGAGCAGGCCGCCGCGCAGGTTGTCGGCGGCGCCTGCTCGAACGCCGGGCAGGTCTGCAACAGCGTCGAGCGGGTTCTCGTGCCGGAGGACATCGAGGATCAAGTCGTGGCGGCGCTCGTCGACGCCGCGGAGTCCCTCACGGTCGGCGATCCGTTCGAGGCGGGCACAGAGGTCTCTTCGATGGTCGACGACGACCAGTTCGAAACCGTGGTCGATCTGTTCGAGTCGACCGTCGACGCCGGTGCGACCGTCGAATGCGGCGGGCGGTACGGCGGCGACCTCGGCCCGCGGACGTTCGAACCGACGGTCCTCTCGGGCGTGACGCCGGAGATGCCCGCTGCGAGAGAGGAGACGTTCGGCCCGCTCGTTCCGGTGATCACGGTCGAGGACTTCGACGACGCGATCAGGGAGGCCAACAACACGAACTACGGGTTGGAGGCCGGTCTGTTCACGCAGGACATCGACCGGGCAAAGCGCGCGGCCGACGAGATCGACGCCGGGGGCGTGAACATCAACACGGTCAGCGGCTTCCGCGCGGATCACATGCCCTACGGCGGCTTCAAGGACTCGGGCGTCGGCAAGGAGGGGATCAAATACGCCGTCGAGCACTTCTCGCGAGCGAAACTCGTCGGATTCCACCAGGGATTCAACGCCTGA
- a CDS encoding CPBP family intramembrane glutamic endopeptidase: MLVALGLLFVAIVGQSLLTGVIGAATLSAVGLTLADPTAIVVIVVFNQLALIGIGAVYLTRRLDGIPFRKPSKNGVQWLVGGLVMMFVVYGLQTLVYSATGLENPPDALAQAGAAEPWVLLAMAVVAIVFVGPGEELFYRGAIQGRLRRAFGPTGAIALASLLFAAVHIPNYLLGNVSLLAPGVLFNLGLIVVIGAIIGAVYEYTENLLIPILIHGLYDAIILVGVYSGIAPYL, translated from the coding sequence GTGCTCGTCGCGCTCGGACTCCTGTTCGTTGCCATCGTGGGCCAATCGCTGCTTACTGGTGTTATCGGCGCAGCAACTCTGTCCGCGGTCGGACTCACGCTCGCTGACCCGACGGCGATCGTCGTAATCGTGGTCTTCAATCAACTCGCACTGATCGGTATCGGGGCAGTGTATCTGACTCGCCGGCTCGACGGGATTCCGTTCCGTAAGCCCTCGAAGAACGGCGTCCAGTGGCTGGTTGGAGGGCTCGTCATGATGTTCGTCGTATATGGACTACAGACCCTCGTCTATTCAGCGACAGGACTCGAGAACCCACCTGACGCGCTCGCTCAAGCCGGGGCTGCAGAGCCGTGGGTGCTCCTTGCGATGGCAGTCGTCGCGATCGTCTTCGTCGGTCCGGGCGAAGAACTCTTCTATCGTGGTGCGATTCAGGGCCGATTGCGTCGCGCTTTCGGGCCCACCGGGGCAATCGCCCTCGCGTCACTCCTGTTTGCCGCAGTGCACATACCCAACTACCTCCTCGGAAACGTGAGTCTCCTCGCGCCCGGTGTTCTGTTCAATCTCGGGCTCATCGTGGTCATCGGAGCCATCATCGGGGCTGTCTACGAGTACACAGAGAATCTGCTGATCCCGATCCTCATTCACGGACTCTACGACGCGATCATCTTGGTCGGCGTATACAGTGGTATCGCACCGTATCTCTGA
- a CDS encoding CPBP family intramembrane glutamic endopeptidase, with the protein MTSLDNSLTDSPSSTWNEPSTATQLSFSPSLRPVLVFFLVSTLAVPVLFLLADPRLPRTPFWSRLFTATAITSVAVFAWGVLRWEGVSAADIGLDRERVVSGVVLVVAIWLVINVVSYALLAFRGDAVALGLPASPTNGLPVGAPASQVVGMAVTLWIFVGIAEEFAFRGYLQNKVVAMLGGGTDRVHMAVGILGASVLFALWHIPQMVVVRGIVGPEILLSLLAITVYTVVLGTLYELSRNLVFVGLLHGTFDLNPIFVVGEAGEPMTDLWVLVYPLIIVALLLYRRWAKDARPTDFRPQTTGTASD; encoded by the coding sequence ATGACCTCCCTGGATAACTCACTGACAGACTCCCCCAGCAGCACCTGGAACGAGCCATCGACAGCTACACAACTGTCGTTTTCGCCCTCACTCCGGCCTGTTCTCGTGTTCTTTCTCGTTTCCACGCTTGCCGTGCCTGTGCTGTTCCTCCTGGCCGATCCGCGGTTGCCACGGACGCCGTTCTGGAGCAGGCTCTTTACCGCAACGGCGATCACGAGTGTCGCGGTGTTTGCATGGGGAGTGCTCCGCTGGGAGGGGGTCTCTGCAGCGGACATCGGACTTGATCGTGAACGCGTCGTCTCGGGCGTCGTCCTGGTTGTCGCCATCTGGCTCGTCATCAATGTTGTTTCGTACGCGCTCCTAGCGTTCCGCGGCGATGCGGTGGCGCTGGGGTTGCCCGCGAGTCCGACGAACGGACTCCCCGTGGGTGCTCCAGCCAGCCAAGTCGTCGGGATGGCAGTCACGCTGTGGATCTTCGTCGGCATCGCCGAGGAGTTCGCCTTCCGGGGCTACCTCCAGAACAAGGTCGTTGCCATGCTCGGTGGCGGAACCGACCGCGTCCACATGGCGGTCGGCATCCTGGGTGCCTCCGTGCTCTTCGCGCTCTGGCACATCCCGCAGATGGTTGTCGTCAGAGGGATTGTGGGTCCGGAGATACTCCTGTCACTTCTGGCTATAACGGTTTATACGGTCGTCCTCGGAACGCTCTACGAACTCAGCCGAAATCTCGTGTTCGTCGGGCTCCTCCACGGCACGTTCGACCTCAACCCGATCTTCGTGGTCGGCGAGGCCGGGGAGCCGATGACCGATCTCTGGGTGCTGGTCTATCCACTGATCATCGTCGCCCTTCTGCTCTACCGGCGGTGGGCCAAGGACGCCCGGCCGACGGACTTCCGGCCACAGACGACGGGTACCGCAAGCGACTAA
- a CDS encoding CPBP family intramembrane glutamic endopeptidase yields the protein MTLYSTSRSADGESSIEFERRLGPPALLLGVTGLIIVVVPLAIYPHLESRFGFFVVLSATFAVIAGVGWIALRLDGVTARAVGLGREHILPGVLAVLGLYVLLNAVGAGTVLVSGEAISIELSDEYASAGMWAVAGIAYLAFNGMAEEFAFRGYLQNKVIALFGGSNNRIRKAGAIFAGVLLFALIHIPQRVLIGGVTSPVAIAQSLLGIVLLGLVLGVLYEYTRNVVFVGVLHGTFNWQPIVVAGAPVSELALVVGIPVLVLTAWYYRRWASGKNAPEFSPQRQLGVSR from the coding sequence TGTGACGGGGCTGATCATCGTGGTCGTCCCACTCGCGATTTACCCACACCTCGAGAGCCGGTTCGGCTTCTTCGTCGTCCTGTCGGCGACGTTCGCCGTCATCGCTGGGGTAGGCTGGATCGCTCTCCGGCTCGACGGGGTCACCGCTCGGGCCGTGGGGCTCGGTCGGGAGCACATCCTCCCGGGCGTACTCGCCGTCCTCGGGCTCTACGTGCTGCTCAACGCCGTCGGTGCCGGAACGGTGTTGGTCTCCGGTGAGGCCATCAGCATCGAACTCTCGGACGAATACGCGTCGGCCGGGATGTGGGCTGTCGCCGGGATCGCGTATCTCGCGTTCAACGGGATGGCCGAGGAATTCGCGTTCCGGGGCTACCTCCAGAACAAGGTCATCGCGCTATTCGGTGGCAGTAACAATCGAATCAGAAAGGCCGGCGCGATCTTCGCCGGTGTGTTGCTGTTTGCCCTCATCCACATCCCCCAGCGGGTCTTGATCGGCGGCGTCACGTCGCCGGTTGCCATCGCCCAGTCGTTACTGGGGATCGTCCTTCTGGGGCTCGTCCTCGGGGTGCTCTACGAGTACACACGCAACGTCGTGTTCGTCGGCGTCCTGCACGGGACGTTCAACTGGCAGCCGATCGTCGTGGCAGGGGCCCCAGTTTCCGAACTCGCGTTGGTCGTGGGCATTCCGGTTCTCGTCCTCACGGCATGGTACTACCGGCGGTGGGCGAGCGGGAAGAACGCCCCCGAGTTCTCCCCGCAACGGCAACTAGGGGTGAGTCGATGA
- a CDS encoding ABC transporter substrate-binding protein encodes MTDGATDRRRRDLLKTMAGGGAVLLAGCSSGGSDDGSGDGGGGGDSGGDGGGDSGGGGGDSDGDSGDGGGESLSMTYVYPGYFSNDAQSLVPMFEEQAESITVESQQTPSDASSTREYYVNQFVSGSSSFDVGNMDVIWPAEFAQNGWAAEVSDPEGHTENMLQTPIDSVTVDGTMYGMPIHTDANALYYRTDLLEEYGYDSPPTTYMELVEMAQDIKSQSDQDLNGYIWQGGSNEGLTIMWLNWFWGMGGELRQDGDLVVNSQEGIDALQHAVDLIHEYEVTPESIPASSTDQNRQTFQQGSTIFMRNWPYAVAIMNEDGSPVQGQFDVAPMPKAEGNPDANNSCLGGWNLFINANSENQEAAQQFASYMSSMEAQETMALEHSRLPVRQELYADEYYEQASQLETFAQIVDQTSARPATPAYSTFSEIVYTNCNAALVQEKTAEEALNDAQEEIDSEVNNA; translated from the coding sequence ATGACAGACGGAGCCACCGACAGGCGTAGACGAGACCTTCTCAAAACGATGGCTGGCGGCGGCGCGGTGCTGCTGGCCGGGTGTAGCAGCGGCGGGTCTGACGACGGCAGCGGTGACGGCGGAGGCGGCGGAGACAGCGGCGGTGACGGCGGAGGCGATAGCGGCGGTGGCGGCGGCGACAGCGACGGCGACTCGGGAGACGGCGGCGGCGAGTCGCTGTCGATGACGTACGTCTATCCGGGCTACTTCAGCAACGACGCACAGAGCCTGGTGCCGATGTTCGAGGAACAGGCCGAAAGCATCACCGTCGAATCCCAGCAGACGCCCTCTGACGCGTCTTCCACCCGGGAATACTACGTGAACCAGTTCGTTTCGGGGTCGTCCTCGTTCGACGTCGGCAATATGGACGTCATCTGGCCCGCCGAGTTCGCCCAGAACGGCTGGGCCGCCGAGGTCAGCGACCCGGAGGGCCACACCGAGAATATGCTCCAGACGCCGATCGACTCGGTCACGGTCGACGGCACGATGTACGGGATGCCGATCCACACCGACGCGAACGCCCTGTACTATCGAACGGACTTACTGGAGGAGTACGGCTACGACAGCCCGCCGACGACGTATATGGAACTCGTCGAGATGGCACAGGACATCAAGAGCCAGTCCGATCAGGACCTCAACGGTTACATCTGGCAGGGTGGCTCCAACGAGGGGCTGACCATTATGTGGCTCAACTGGTTCTGGGGGATGGGCGGCGAACTGCGCCAGGACGGCGACCTCGTCGTCAACTCCCAGGAGGGAATCGACGCGCTGCAACACGCCGTCGACCTCATCCACGAGTACGAAGTTACCCCCGAATCCATTCCCGCGTCGTCGACGGACCAGAACCGTCAGACGTTCCAGCAGGGCAGCACCATCTTCATGCGTAACTGGCCCTACGCCGTCGCCATTATGAACGAGGACGGATCGCCGGTCCAGGGGCAGTTCGACGTCGCGCCGATGCCGAAGGCCGAGGGGAACCCGGACGCGAACAACTCCTGTCTCGGCGGTTGGAACCTGTTCATCAACGCCAACTCGGAGAATCAGGAGGCCGCACAGCAGTTCGCGAGCTATATGTCCTCGATGGAAGCTCAGGAGACGATGGCGCTGGAGCACAGCCGACTGCCGGTCCGGCAGGAACTGTACGCCGACGAGTATTACGAGCAGGCCTCCCAGCTCGAAACGTTCGCCCAGATCGTCGATCAGACCAGCGCTCGACCCGCTACGCCGGCGTACTCGACGTTCTCGGAGATCGTGTACACGAACTGCAACGCCGCGCTCGTTCAGGAGAAGACCGCCGAAGAGGCTCTCAACGACGCCCAAGAAGAGATCGATAGCGAAGTCAACAACGCCTGA